The Podospora pseudocomata strain CBS 415.72m chromosome 3, whole genome shotgun sequence genome window below encodes:
- a CDS encoding hypothetical protein (COG:C; EggNog:ENOG503NVBC) — protein MALSTLSLSTRTTARAIQRNLITKQPTASRLSLPVCGDVIGPLTAPFATAYMHTAASSRTNTSPSSSRNTSPRLQFFPRYSQVNKFPLAATMATIASSNPQHTMQTSGTADSVWVHKVPYDQYPKFHTLDRNLETDVAVIGAGISGITTAYELVRRGKNVVMLEARDVLSGETGRTSGHLTNDLDDGFVEIAKKHGEGGAKIAAESHAWARDRIGQIAQELGIECEYRRLPAYDISQFPVGHEKHDQEIDELKQETEMQKKIGMHTRFDPNLKVKGWSGNIDQRGGMVVDNQATFHPTQYLVGVLNWLKQQPNFQCYTRTRVMSVAEKGVEVLGLGHKRVEIQTENGHTVKAENAVEATCVPLQKLSVITELEFYRSYCIAIRVPKGSIEDCLLYDNAEEYKYVRLTACDDKDDYLVVGGCDHKVGQEETTPRYAELEQWTRERFPQAGKIDYQWSGQIFEPVDFLGFIGKNQGCDKIYIVTGDSGDGLTHGTLAGKLIADEIEGNTVTNDWATLYAPNRLASILKSLPSLISHDLQINAQYKRFLQSDITDIEDLAPGCGGVLNPKTKKPMAVYKDENGQVHTYSALCPHLKGVVCWNSAEKSFDCPVHGSRFSKEGICVTGPAKANLSPMDKGGEVDQGIAVGAE, from the exons ATGGCACTCTCAAccctttctctttccacCCGAACGACGGCTAGGGCCATTCAAAGAAATCTCATAACCAAACAACCAACAGCTTCGCGCCTGTCATTGCCCGTATGTGGTGACGTCATCGGACCATTAACAGCACCCTTCGCAACCGCCTATATGCACACAGCTGCTTCATCTCGAACAAatacctccccatcctcctcccgcaaCACCTCACCAAGACTCCAATTCTTCCCTCGCTACTCTCAAGTCAACAAGTTTCCCCTCGCCGCAACCATGGCCACTATTGCCAGCTCAAACCCTCAGCACACGATGCAGACCTCGGGGACCGCCGACTCGGTTTGGGTCCACAAGGTCCCCTACGATCAATACCCCAAGTTTCACACCCTCGACCGCAATCTCGAGACAGATGTAGCCGTCATCGGTGCCGGCATCTCTGGCATCACGACCGCCTACGAGCTCGTCCGCCGCGGCAAGAATGTTGTCATGCTTGAGGCACGTGATGTGCTTTCTGGTGAGACAGGTCGCACATCCGGCCATCTGACCAACGACTTGGACGATGGTTTCGTTGAGATTGCAAAGAAGcacggggagggtggtgccaAGATTGCCGCCGAGAGTCATGCCTGGGCGAGGGACAGGATTGGGCAGATCGCCCAAGAGCTTGGGATTGAGTGCGAATACCGTCGTTTGCCTGCTTACGACATTAGCCAGTTTCCTGTTGGACATGAGAAGCATGACCAGGAGATCGATGAGCTGAAACAGGAGACCGAAATGCAGAAGAAGATCGGCATGCACACCAGGTTTGAT CCCAATCTGAAGGTCAAAGGTTGGAGTGGCAACATCGACCAGCGAGGTGGTATGGTGGTTGACAATCAGGCGACCTTTCATCCAACCCAGTATCTCGTTGGTGTGCTCAACTGGCTGAAGCAGCAGCCCAATTTCCAGTGCTACACCCGCACTCGGGTCATGTCGGTCGCGGAAAAGGGTGTCGAagttcttggcctcggccacAAGAGGGTCGAGATTCAGACGGAGAATGGGCACACGGTGAAGGCCGAGAATGCCGTGGAGGCGACGTGCGTGCCGCTGCAGAAGCTGTCGGTCATTACCGAGTTGGAGTTCTACCGGAGTTACTGCATTGCCATCCGCGTACCCAAAGGCAGCATCGAGGACTGCCTACTGTATGACAATGCTGAGGAGTACAAATACGTACGCCTGACAGCTTGTGACGACAAGGATGACTACTTGGTTGTTGGCGGCTGCGATCACAAAGTTGGCCAGGAGGAGACAACACCGCGGTATGCTGAGCTGGAGCAGTGGACTCGTGAGCGGTTTCCTCAGGCTGGCAAGATCGATTACCAGTGGAGCGGGCAGATCTTTGAGCCAGTCGACTTCTTGGGATTCATCGGCAAGAATCAAGGCTGTGATAAGATTTACATCGTGACGGGAGACTCTGGCGATGGACTAACACACGGGACGCTTGCTGGGAAGCTCATTGCGGACGAGATCGAGGGCAACACAGTCACCAACGATTGGGCCACGCTGTATGCGCCGAACCGGCTCGCGAGTATCCTCAAGAGCTTGCCGAGCTTGATCTCGCACGACTTGCAGATCAATGCCCAGTACAAGCGCTTTCTGCAGAGCGACATCACCGATATTGAGGATCTCGCGCCTGGCTGCGGCGGTGTGTTGAATCCG AAAACCAAGAAGCCCATGGCTGTCTACAAGGACGAGAACGGTCAGGTGCATACGTACAGTGCTCTCTGCCCTCACCTCAAGGGTGTTGTTTGCTGGAACTCTGCTGAGAAGAGCTTTGACTGCCCGGTGCATGGCAGTCGCTTCTCCAAGGAGGGCATCTGTGTGACTGGACCTGCGAAGGCGAACCTGTCGCCGATGGAcaagggtggtgaggttgaccAGGGCATTGCTGTCGGGGCGGAATAA
- a CDS encoding hypothetical protein (COG:S; EggNog:ENOG503P7DP): MASLTFLLFFLAILTNHRVLSQQAVSKCFYPNGDEAPGDFPCNQDANGASVCCNGDKGYTCMTNKYCRGPRQELVRGSCTDSSFPSADCPKPCGNGTPGDIVSCSNVTNTDTAFCCPEDAGCCDSGNGQFDVFPSRPKVWAEWSKSSKKFVVLDALATSTTSRSSSTRVSTSTTPIETVSDTKTDSTSNRETASPSPSSTPDFSVPPESNTSPLPVPPASEGLTTGAKAGIAVGAVAGTILLIAVVFMAYKLKKYKQGQGGSYEHHTPQSNWSTAVTEANGNNGTGYVYGTAPKELPSAWERPVNAQEMDDGTNQRYNNRPAEMDGQGYR; encoded by the coding sequence ATGGCATCCCTCACATTCCTCCTATTCTTCCTCGCGATACTCACAAACCACCGCGTGCTCTCGCAGCAAGCTGTCAGCAAATGCTTCTACCCCAACGGCGACGAAGCCCCCGGCGACTTCCCGTGCAACCAAGACGCGAATGGCGCGTCAGTCTGCTGCAATGGCGATAAAGGGTACACATGCATGACAAACAAATACTGCCGTGGCCCAAGACAGGAACTCGTCAGGGGCTCATGCACCGATTCATCCTTTCCTTCCGCCGACTGCCCGAAACCATGCGGAAACGGAACCCCGGGGGATATCGTCTCCTGCTCCAACGTCACCAATACCGACACTGCCTTCTGCTGCCCAGAAGACGCCGGCTGTTGCGACAGTGGGAACGGCCAGTTTGACGTCTTTCCCTCGCGGCCAAAAGTCTGGGCGGAGTGGTCAAAGTCTTCGAAGAAATTCGTCGTTTTGGATGCCCTTGCCACATCAACGACAAGCAGGTCTTCGTCAACGCGGGTTTCGACATCGACAACACCAATCGAGACAGTCTCGGACACAAAGACAGACTCTACATCAAACCGGGAAACtgcctccccatccccatcttcaacGCCCGACTTTTCCGTCCCACCCGAATCCAACACCTCGCCTTTACCAGTCCCGCCAGCATCAGAAGGtctcaccaccggcgccaaAGCCGGTATTGCTGTTGGAGCTGTGGCCGGTACGATACTGCTCATCGCGGTGGTGTTTATGGCTTACAAGCTCAAAAAGTACAAGCAAGGGCAGGGTGGCAGTTATGAGCATCACACACCGCAGAGCAACTGGAGCACTGCTGTCACCGAGGCAAACGGCAACAACGGTACCGGATACGTCTACGGGACTGCGCCAAAGGAGCTGCCTTCTGCGTGGGAGAGGCCGGTGAATGCACAGGAGATGGACGACGGTACGAATCAGAGGTACAACAACCGACCGGCGGAGATGGACGGGCAGGGGTACAGGTAA
- a CDS encoding hypothetical protein (EggNog:ENOG503P4JA), translating to MIRPNKAKASPDLSIHLHAPTPDRTVFFPGEKITGQIRRQEHIVRPEVWLILFLHGRSVARIEKTTGSGESQTTHHYNTEYTLFPRQQVTCINGSPVHIPPNSPEGQAWNFQVQIPPHCLNPKLANATKEDGWWARNKQDPEMAFVPLQTPKIPLPCSVMSHQGHGSSKQATWVEYWLEAFLYDKAPFHNSNLKHVAKSRLPVAVYPMPLAGVQTVKMLRFWSANQVIRSQRLLAGREGDKLSVKEKMLKMVRSSRVPRLGFRVLVDLPAGIQLGELLGGLRVGVWKLHELTAGLGDDSEEEDERHPEEKNKGKVTKTEEAEGERLPGYEQGESSTIRAARPSHEQPHAASENDIKIRLVSLKIKVKATTSVSVKGSVLDKHDMTKETDIARLELSTPSLGLPGGDGNGIEIPFISEETRYEQRLPQTEDAPPPAYSDSGKMMDLGASLGIRFSMKWLEICGKRYSIEQYRGGTWSWGGQGDLVPDFTTFNIQRGYMLVVKLGLEVVKERVEVRFARKVEVLGATGYSS from the coding sequence ATGATCCGTCCAAACAAAGCAAAAGCCTCGCCAGACCtctccatccacctccatGCGCCCACCCCGGACAGAACcgtcttcttccccggcgAAAAAATCACGGGTCAGATCCGAAGACAAGAGCACATTGTCCGCCCAGAAGTATggctcatcctcttcctccacggCCGGTCCGTCGCACGCATCGAGAAGACCACTGGTTCGGGCGAAAGCCAAACAACGCACCACTACAACACGGAATacaccctcttccctcgCCAGCAAGTAACATGCATCAACGGAAGCCCGGTGCATATTCCCCCAAACAGCCCTGAAGGGCAAGCGTGGAATTTCCAGGTGCAGATCCCTCCCCATTGCCTCAACCCGAAGTTGGCAAACGCGACAAAGGAGGACGGCTGGTGGGCGCGCAACAAGCAGGATCCAGAAATGGCGTTTGTCCCACTTCAGACTCCGAAAATTCCCCTGCCCTGCTCGGTGATGTCGCACCAAGGGCATGGATCGAGCAAGCAGGCGACGTGGGTGGAGTATTGGCTTGAGGCGTTTTTATATGACAAGGCGCCGTTTCACAATAGTAATCTTAAGCACGTGGCCAAGTCTAGGTTGCCGGTGGCGGTGTACCCGATGCCGTTGGCGGGTGTGCAGACGGTGAAGATGCTCAGGTTTTGGTCGGCGAATCAAGTGATACGATCGCAGCGGTTGCTGGCTggacgggagggggataaGCTGAGTGTTAAGGAGAAGATGCTCAAGATGGTGAGGAGTTCGAGAGTGCCGAGGTTGGGGTTCAGGGTTTTGGTTGATTTACCTGCGGGGATACAGTTGGGGGAGCTgcttggggggttgagggtcgGAGTGTGGAAGTTGCATGAGCTTactgctgggttgggggatgacagtgaggaggaggatgagagacACCCCGAGGAGAAAAACAAGGGGAAGGTGACGAAGACGGAAGAAGCGGAAGGAGAGAGACTTCCGGGTTATGAGCAAGGTGAGAGCTCTACTATCCGAGCGGCACGGCCTTCCCATGAGCAACCGCACGCCGCCTCAGAAAACGACATCAAAATCCGTCTCGTCAGCCTCAAAatcaaggtcaaggccaCCACGTCTGTTTCGGTGAAGGGGAGCGTGCTCGATAAACATGACATGACGAAGGAAACCGACATTGCCAGACTTGAACTTAGTACGCCCTCTCTGGGCTTGccgggtggtgatggaaacGGGATTGAAATCCCTTTTATCAGCGAAGAGACCCGGTACGAGCAACGGCTGCCTCAAACTGAAGACGCACCGCCACCGGCGTATTCCGACAGTGGGAAAATGATGGATTTGGGCGCTTCGCTGGGGATAAGGTTCAGTATGAAGTGGCTTGAGATTTGCGGGAAGAGGTATTCAATTGAGCAGTATCGAGGCGGGACATGGAGTTGGGGGGGCCAGGGGGATCTGGTTCCAGATTTTACGACGTTTAATATCCAGAGGGGGTATATGCTTGTGGTCAAGTTGGgactggaggtggtgaaggagcgGGTGGAGGTTAGGTTTGCGAGGAAGGTTGAGGTTTTGGGCGCGACGGGGTACTCGTCTTGA
- a CDS encoding hypothetical protein (COG:O; EggNog:ENOG503PD1H; MEROPS:MER0080922) codes for MPSSKLLSLLALLPAAALATDNASVQPSGLVRHSLTAQEGGSLFSRHSKRQLVTESSAKRAGTFYTINVKFGTPGQNVPVQIDTTQSELFANPRCATSSNPSFCQSQQRFTMSSSLIDLGVQGSMSLRNGGYVNWQYVSDYIGIGSSRITQQIFGVAYDSSGPTNAILGLGPSLQGWTNGYPLVLDSLKTQGHINSRAWTLDLKGSTSQSGSVIFGGIDTNKFIGDLVKLPIVPAAQSPDGYTRYWIRLDGLSVRQADGSVVDAWAKPEGAAGQPFVIDSGASLTALPTSIYSQFVAAFPSATANADGTLAVDCPAEGEGGSVNFNFDGKVISVPFGDFVSRVPDTDTCLLGVYEDSLPVLGTNFLRAAYVVFDQDNRNIHLAQSADCGAEALVAIGTGVDAVPSVTGACPAPVTSTTTTESATTTEEVTSTTTEESATTTEEATTTTEEATATTEEATATTEESSTITESATITESATITESATITESATESATETATEAEESECETEYESATETATESATETATESATETVTESATETSVAEPSITATQTSAAETSVVETSSFPITTTAAPLLTITYTETSTSTITSCPPSVPKCPVGSVTVVTQVITATTSVCPQTSATYTFPAANPSEAPVVVTLTPVKPLPTPVTVPGCSCTASPFPTGLAPGQPTTLATVPHIVATGVPQAPGAGVPNVPGTDAPHVPGSGAPHVPGSGAPHVPGSGAPHLPGTGLPHVPGTGLAPAPTQPAHGGHNGTNPVPTFVPPQAQPSEPVTAGSAKLSSVMNWGAAAVVGGVIAAML; via the exons ATGCCTTCCTCCAAACTCTTGTcgctcctcgccctccttccGGCTGCGGCTCTTGCAACCGACAATGCCTCGGTTCAGCCATCTGGGCTAGTCCGTCACTCTCTGACTGCTCAAGAGGGTGGTTCGCTTTTCAGCAGACACTCGAAGAGACAACTGGTCACTGAATCCTCGGCAAAGCGGGCCGGTACATTCTACACCATCAACGTCAAGTTCGGGACGCCTGGCCAAAATGTCCCTGTACAAATCGATACCACGCAATCCGAACTCTTCGCGAACCCTAGATGTGCCACGTCATCGAACCCATCCTTCTGCCAGAGCCAGCAGAGGTTCACCATGTCGAGCTCCCTCATCGATCTTGGGGTGCAAGGTTCGATGTCTCTGCGCAATGGTGGCTATGTCAACTGGCAATACGTGTCCGATTACATCGGTATCGGAT CCTCTAGGATCACCCAACAGATCTTTGGGGTTGCCTACGACAGTTCCGGACCGACGAACGCCATTCTTGGTCTCGGCCCATCCCTTCAAGGCTGGACCAATGGGTATCCCCTAGTTCTCGACAGTCTCAAGACACAGGGACACATCAACAGCCGGGCCTGGACTTTGGATTTGAAGGGATCTACAAGCCAGAGCGGTTCGGTGATTTTCGGtggcatcgacaccaacaagTTCATTGGGGACCTGGTTAAACTCCCCATTGTCCCTGCCGCGCAATCTCCTGATGGGTATACCAGATACTGGATCCGCCTCGATGGTCTCTCGGTCAGACAGGCCGACGGTTCAGTTGTGGATGCCTGGGCTAAGCCGGAGGGTGCAGCGGGTCAGCCATTCGTGATCGACAGCGGCGCGAGTCTCACTGCCCTTCCCACGTCCATCTACAGCCAGTTTGTTGCGGCGTTCCCTTCGGCCACGGCTAACGCCGACGGGACTTTGGCTGTTGATTGCCCtgctgagggtgagggtggatcTGTCAACTTCAACTTCGATGGCAAGGTCATCAGCGTTCCTTTCGGCGACTTTGTGTCTCGTGTGCCCGACACAGACACCTGTCTTTTGGGAGTTTATGAGGACAGCCTCCCTGTCCTTGGTACCAACTTCCTCAGGGCTGCCTATGTCGTGTTCGACCAAGACAACCGCAACATCCATCTCGCTCAGTCCGCAGATTGCGGTGCTGAGGCTCTTGTGGCTATTGGTACGGGTGTCGATGCTGTCCCATCGGTTACCGGCGCCTGCCCAGCTCCAGTGACCTCGACCACTACCACCGAGTCCGCTACGACCACAGAGGAGGTGACCTCCACCACTACCGAAGAGTCTGCCACCACGACTGAGGAGGCTACTACCACGACTGAGGAGGCTACTGCCACCACTGAGGAGGCTACTGCCACCACTGAGGAGTCTAGCACCATCACAGAGTCCGCCACCATCACAGAGTCCGCCACCATCACAGAGTCCGCCACCATCACTGAATCTGCCACCGAGTCTGCCACCGAGACTGCTACCGAGGCCGAAGAGAGCGAGTGCGAGACAGAGTATGAGTCGGCTACTGAGACTGCTACCGAATCGGCCACCGAGACTGCTACCGAGTCGGCCACCGAGACTGTTACTGAGTCTGCCACCGAGACCTCAGTTGCTGAGCCCTCCATCACTGCGACCCAGACCTCTGCCGCCGAGACCTCGGTTGTGGAGACCAGTTCattccccatcaccaccactgctgctCCCCTCCTGACCATCACGTACACCGAAACTTCGACCTCGACCATCACCTCATGCCCTCCTTCAGTTCCCAAGTGTCCTGTCGGCTCCGTCACCGTTGTTACCCAGGTCATCACAGCTACCACCTCCGTCTGCCCTCAGACCTCGGCCACCTACACCTTCCCTGCTGCCAACCCATCCGAGGCGCCTGTCGtcgtcaccctcaccccGGTCAAGCCGCTGCCCACTCCCGTCACCGTTCCTGGATGCAGCTGCACCGCTTCTCCATTCCCTACCGGACTCGCCCCCGGTCAGCCCACAACTTTGGCTACTGTGCCTCACATCGTCGCCACTGGTGTGCCCCAGGCCCCAGGCGCTGGTGTCCCCAACGTTCCGGGCACTGATGCTCCCCACGTCCCCGGTTCTGGCGCTCCTCATGTTCCTGGCTCCGGTGCTCCCCACGTTCCGGGCTCCGGtgctccccatcttcccggCACTGGCCTTCCCCATGTTCCTGGCACTGGCCTCGCCCCTGCCCCTACCCAGCCAGCCCATGGTGGCCACAATGGTACCAACCCGGTCCCCACCTTTGTTCCTCCTCAGGCTCAGCCCTCTGAGCCCGTGACGGCTGGATCCGCCAAGCTGTCCAGCGTGATGAACTGGGGCGCGGCGGCTGTAGTCGGTGGTGTCATTGCTGCCATGTTGTAA
- a CDS encoding hypothetical protein (EggNog:ENOG503PFBH; COG:S): MKQGPILLSGLTWLQVAAAACCRSNKCLKAVVSSGLDGLQDCSTNLAVTVTPAQSTVTETVTQLPTEHNTFVHTAFFTETVTTTAETETELFTLQTTVTDATYTQLITNTETVVVTETAQQTVTATNTGAAYPVKARGDTLLAPEPEPTSSLSGSEPSTIPEYASEQCPSWEAYVKACSCAGVEPTTITAEAPSAATETVSHTADPITVSVPTTLSVTDTVYVSLTETTAATDVETVLETATTQVTQTVSAHTTVTVTQTTTTVLPAATCLPPSQVKAFRGLATDYGGQPLAMYANMLNALTGGMIWQPPSTSTSTSVQYKYFFKLDDQGRVVLAKGIPPYSYTYALYVATNSNGGLWPQVNTKDAIQNSINVGGSVAFVKGCVNSVTGELTLDAAGRKNILWCGQQMWMSTGKGEEINRGTCTVMHPKATEIEAFWG; this comes from the exons ATGAAGCAGGGCCCCATCTTGCTGTCAGGTCTCACCTGGCTCCAAGTCGCAGCAGCGGCATGCTGTCGCAGCAACAAGTGTCTCAAGG CCGTCGTCTCTTCGGGTCTTGATGGACTCCAAGATTGCTCTACCAACCTGGCTGTGACCGTCACGCCAGCCCAGAGCACCGTTACCGAGACCGTCACTCAGTTGCCCACTGAGCACAACACCTTTGTCCACACGGCCTTCTTCACCGAGACTGTCACCACGACCGCCGAGACTGAAACTGAACTTTTCACCCTTCAGACCACCGTCACAGATGCCACTTACACTcagctcatcaccaacactgAGACTGTGGTTGTTACCGAGACAGCCCAACAGACCGTCACGGCAACGAACACCGGTGCTGCCTATCCAGTCAAGGCACGAGGCGACACCCTCCTGGCCCCCGAGCCCGAGCCTACTTCTTCATTGTCGGGTTCTGAGCCATCCACCATCCCAGAGTACGCCTCGGAACAATGCCCATCTTGGGAGGCCTACGTGAAGGCTTGCAGTTGTGCCGGTGTAGAACCCACAACCATCACGGCTGAAGCTCCATCCGCGGCCACGGAGACAGTGTCACACACAGCGGACCCCATCACCGTCTCTGTGCCAACCACATTGTCTGTCACCGACACTGTCTACGTCTCTTTGACCGAAACCACTGCCGCCACCGATGTCGAGACAGTCCTTGAAACGGCCACAACCCAAGTCACTCAGACAGTTTCTGCCCACACCACCGTTACAGTCACgcagaccacaaccacagtgCTCCCCGCTGCAACATGCTTACCGCCTTCCCAGGTAAAGGCATTTAGAGGGTTGGCCACTGACTACGGTGGACAGCCCCTCGCTATGTATGCTAACATGCTCAACGCCTTGACGGGCGGGATGATTTGGCAACCCCCTTCCACATCCACGTCAACGTCGGTACAATACAAATACTTTTTCAAGCTCGACGACCAAGGACGCGTGGTTCTGGCCAAGGGAATTCCGCCCTACTCCTACACGTATGCTCTCTATGTAGCAACAAACTCGAATGGGGGTCTTTGGCCACAAGTCAACACAAAGGATGCCATCCAGAACTCGATCAACGTCGGGGGTTCGGTCGCATTCGTCAAGGGGTGCGTCAACTCTGTAACTGGAGAACTAACTTTGGACGCTGCGGGACGCAAGAATATTCTCTGGTGCGGACAGCAGATGTGGATGTCTactgggaagggggaggagatcaacCGCGGCACATGCACCGTCATGCATCCCAAGGCCACGGAAATTGAGGCTTTCTGGGGATAA